A segment of the Streptomyces pactum genome:
ACCGGCTCACTGGGTAGTGACGGGGTGCCAGGGCGCGTCGGCTCGAGTGGGCAGGGCGTCGGAGGCCAGCCGGAGTGCGAAGACTGGTCGGTTGCCGGGGACCGGGCCGAGGTAGTGGTGTCCGGTCATGTGGCACCAGGCGGGCAGATCGAGCGGGGCCGCCGGGTCGGTGGCGATGACGTGGACGACGGTGCCCGGCACGGCGTCGTCGATCTCCTTGCGCAGGCGCAGCAGGAGGGTGACGCAGAGCAGGCCGGTGCCGTCGACGGTGATGTCCGGCGTGGGGGTGTCGGGGTTCATGGTGCTCATCGGCGGTAGGCGGTGGCGACAACGGCGGGCAGGAGAGCGAGGGAGAGGATGCCGCCGGTGAGGGCAAGGGCGGGGTAGCCGGTGGCGGCGACCATGATGCCGGAGGCCATGCCGCCGGTGGCGCCGGCGATGGCGATGGAGACGTCGATCAGGCCCTGGGTCTTGGCTCGGGTGGCCAGCGGCACGGTGTCCGTGATGATCGC
Coding sequences within it:
- a CDS encoding sulfurtransferase TusA family protein, with the translated sequence MSTMNPDTPTPDITVDGTGLLCVTLLLRLRKEIDDAVPGTVVHVIATDPAAPLDLPAWCHMTGHHYLGPVPGNRPVFALRLASDALPTRADAPWHPVTTQ